One window from the genome of Candidatus Chlorohelix allophototropha encodes:
- the acpS gene encoding holo-ACP synthase yields MLECGVDLVEIARIEQAVARLGERFLNRIYTEREREYCRGRAPQLAARFAAKEATAKILGTGLWRQGVSWHQIEVVNDLEGKPHLNLSGEAAKRAEKLGLSEWSISISHSRGDAIAFVVAMGN; encoded by the coding sequence ATGCTCGAATGTGGCGTTGATTTGGTTGAAATAGCAAGAATTGAGCAAGCGGTAGCGCGTCTGGGCGAACGTTTTCTGAACAGAATATACACTGAAAGAGAACGTGAGTATTGTCGGGGACGCGCTCCCCAACTCGCAGCACGTTTTGCTGCCAAAGAGGCAACTGCTAAGATTTTAGGCACAGGGTTATGGCGGCAGGGAGTTAGCTGGCATCAGATTGAGGTAGTAAACGACTTGGAGGGCAAGCCGCACCTTAATTTAAGCGGGGAAGCCGCCAAGCGTGCCGAAAAATTGGGGCTTTCTGAGTGGAGTATTAGCATTTCTCATTCGCGTGGTGATGCTATTGCTTTTGTGGTTGCTATGGGTAACTAA
- a CDS encoding UDP-glucose dehydrogenase family protein, which translates to MSNICVIGTGYVGLVTGTCFSDLGNNVTCLDIIEEKILSLKRGEMPIYEPGLEEMVKNNVKAGRLKFTTSYEDAVPGADFIFIAVGTPQGEDGGADLNYVETAAQSIAQVLEGHSIIINKSTVPIGTGDWVSNIVQDTLERTGNPKKATFAVVSNPEFLREGSAIFDFMTPDRIVLGSTVRASAEKVAELYAPLKAPVIITDLRTAEMIKYASNAILATRISFINEISQICDALGADVKVVAEGMGYDKRIGHQFLQAGIGYGGSCFPKDVKALAHMAEKSNCHPQLLLAVMDINQDSRRVFVQKVERTLGSVTHRRIGVWGLAFKPNTDDMREAPSVDIINALIRKGAEVRVYDPVAMKQAERYLPHAVEFCNDPYSVVQEADAVLLLTEWNEFKQVDFEKVKKLMKQHYLFDGRNLYDPLEIQKLGFEYRGVGRPF; encoded by the coding sequence GTGAGTAATATTTGTGTAATTGGAACAGGCTATGTTGGTCTGGTAACGGGAACTTGCTTTTCTGATTTGGGAAATAATGTCACTTGTCTAGATATTATAGAAGAAAAGATACTCAGCCTAAAACGAGGCGAAATGCCCATTTATGAACCCGGCTTGGAAGAGATGGTTAAGAATAATGTCAAAGCCGGACGGTTGAAGTTTACCACCAGTTATGAGGATGCTGTACCGGGCGCAGATTTTATTTTTATTGCGGTCGGCACGCCTCAAGGCGAAGATGGCGGGGCAGATTTAAACTATGTGGAAACTGCCGCACAATCTATAGCGCAGGTGTTAGAAGGGCATTCGATCATAATTAACAAGAGCACTGTACCGATTGGAACAGGCGATTGGGTATCCAATATTGTGCAGGATACCCTCGAACGAACCGGTAACCCAAAAAAGGCTACCTTTGCAGTGGTCAGCAATCCTGAGTTTCTACGGGAAGGTTCTGCTATTTTCGATTTTATGACTCCTGACCGGATTGTACTCGGCAGTACAGTAAGGGCAAGCGCGGAGAAAGTGGCAGAGCTATACGCGCCGCTGAAAGCGCCGGTCATTATTACCGATCTGCGTACCGCCGAAATGATCAAATATGCCTCAAACGCTATTCTGGCAACCCGTATCAGCTTCATTAACGAAATCTCGCAAATTTGCGATGCGTTGGGAGCGGATGTTAAGGTAGTAGCAGAGGGTATGGGTTACGATAAACGTATCGGACATCAATTCCTTCAGGCAGGGATTGGCTATGGCGGCAGTTGTTTCCCGAAAGATGTAAAAGCGCTGGCGCATATGGCGGAAAAGAGCAATTGCCATCCGCAACTCTTGCTGGCGGTTATGGATATTAACCAAGACTCTCGCCGCGTTTTTGTCCAAAAAGTTGAGCGAACATTGGGTTCGGTTACACACCGCCGCATTGGGGTTTGGGGATTAGCTTTCAAGCCGAATACTGACGATATGCGCGAAGCCCCTTCGGTAGACATTATAAATGCGCTGATTCGTAAGGGCGCAGAGGTGCGTGTCTACGACCCGGTGGCAATGAAACAAGCAGAACGCTATCTACCACATGCGGTTGAGTTCTGCAATGATCCTTATAGTGTAGTCCAAGAAGCTGATGCAGTATTGCTTCTGACTGAGTGGAACGAGTTCAAGCAGGTAGATTTTGAAAAGGTTAAAAAGTTGATGAAGCAACACTATCTTTTCGATGGGCGTAATCTTTACGACCCGCTTGAAATTCAAAAACTCGGTTTCGAGTATCGGGGTGTAGGTCGCCCATTTTAG
- a CDS encoding slipin family protein, with amino-acid sequence METPLILLVILIVIISIFFSSLKIVQEYERGVIFRLGRLLGVKGPGWFFIIPFGIDRYVKVDLRTVTMEVPTQETITRDNVSVKVNAVLYFRVADPTKSVVNVIDFIRATLQISQTTLRSVIGQSDLDDLLSRRDKINESLQKIIDTQTEPWGIKVSSVEVKDVELPQSMQRAMARQAEAEREKRAKIISAEGELMASEKLAEAAHIMGQEKQTMQLRYLQTLSEISVEKNSTIIFPLPIELMNFLGSKFDSSDSPAIKTDNEKRVVNEVTSTQRQARKRGKETLADGEIKE; translated from the coding sequence ATGGAAACTCCGCTTATCCTTCTGGTAATTTTGATAGTCATTATTTCAATCTTTTTCAGCTCCCTAAAAATTGTTCAGGAGTACGAGAGGGGCGTTATTTTCCGGTTAGGGCGTTTGCTAGGAGTAAAAGGACCGGGCTGGTTTTTTATAATTCCTTTCGGAATTGATCGCTATGTTAAAGTTGACTTACGCACGGTAACAATGGAAGTTCCAACTCAGGAAACCATCACACGTGATAACGTATCGGTTAAAGTAAATGCGGTGTTATATTTCAGGGTAGCCGATCCGACCAAATCGGTGGTAAACGTCATTGATTTTATCCGGGCAACCCTGCAAATTTCTCAAACTACCCTCCGTAGCGTTATCGGGCAATCTGATCTTGATGACTTGCTCTCACGCCGTGATAAAATTAATGAGTCACTACAGAAGATAATCGACACCCAAACCGAACCATGGGGTATCAAGGTTTCCAGTGTCGAAGTAAAAGATGTAGAATTGCCCCAGTCAATGCAACGCGCAATGGCACGACAGGCAGAAGCCGAGCGCGAGAAACGGGCTAAAATAATTAGTGCAGAAGGCGAATTGATGGCAAGTGAAAAACTGGCAGAAGCCGCCCATATAATGGGGCAGGAAAAGCAAACCATGCAATTACGTTACTTGCAAACCCTCAGTGAAATATCGGTTGAGAAAAATTCAACTATTATTTTCCCACTTCCGATTGAGCTGATGAATTTTCTAGGCTCAAAATTTGATTCGAGCGACTCTCCTGCAATTAAAACCGATAATGAGAAGCGCGTTGTTAATGAGGTTACTTCAACACAACGTCAGGCGCGTAAACGAGGTAAAGAAACCTTAGCTGACGGTGAAATAAAAGAATAG
- a CDS encoding deoxyribonuclease IV produces MLIGAHMSVAGGLHLAFERAAKAGCSAMQIFTRNERQWQSRPLNEAEIASWQNARSTSEVGPILSHDSYLINLASPLEEGWEKSQTAFKDELLRCAILGIPYLVTHAGSHVGSGEEFALQRVADALNRVIDEFSESGIPGIEQVTVLLETTAGQGTAIGYRFEHWGTIFEKLKRPERVGVCFDTCHVFAAGYDLTTPEGYEDTMAQFHRYIGLEKLKAFHMNDSKKGLGSRVDRHEHIGQGAMGLEPFRFIMNDVRLAEIPKVLETPKGQEGLEDIENLARLRSLIEAA; encoded by the coding sequence GTGCTAATAGGGGCGCATATGTCGGTGGCGGGCGGTTTACACTTAGCTTTTGAAAGAGCGGCAAAAGCGGGTTGCAGCGCCATGCAAATATTTACTAGAAATGAACGCCAATGGCAATCCCGCCCCTTGAATGAGGCAGAGATTGCATCATGGCAGAATGCCCGCAGTACCAGCGAGGTAGGACCGATTTTAAGCCATGATAGCTATCTAATTAACCTTGCTTCACCGCTGGAAGAAGGTTGGGAAAAGTCGCAGACTGCCTTTAAGGATGAACTCCTTCGCTGCGCGATCCTAGGGATTCCCTATTTGGTTACACATGCCGGTTCACACGTTGGTAGCGGGGAAGAATTTGCGTTGCAACGGGTGGCAGATGCGCTTAACCGGGTAATAGATGAATTCAGTGAATCCGGTATTCCCGGAATTGAACAGGTTACGGTTTTGCTGGAAACGACTGCCGGACAAGGTACAGCTATAGGTTATCGATTCGAGCACTGGGGTACTATTTTCGAAAAGCTCAAAAGACCTGAGCGAGTTGGGGTATGCTTTGATACCTGCCATGTGTTTGCTGCCGGTTACGACCTAACAACGCCGGAAGGCTATGAAGATACAATGGCGCAATTTCACCGCTATATCGGCTTAGAAAAGCTAAAAGCCTTTCACATGAACGACAGCAAAAAAGGTCTGGGCAGTCGGGTTGACCGTCATGAGCATATTGGGCAAGGCGCAATGGGTCTAGAACCCTTCCGCTTTATAATGAATGATGTGCGACTAGCCGAAATACCAAAGGTATTAGAAACCCCCAAAGGACAGGAAGGGCTGGAAGATATTGAAAACCTCGCCCGTTTGCGCAGCTTGATAGAAGCAGCCTGA
- a CDS encoding ABC transporter substrate-binding protein, whose product MKKSYLTRWFGTALLILTVLLVACGDNTATSVPATTTTKVATTSAATTASALTTTAAATTAATFPLELKDDAGRTVKLAKAATKIVSLAPSSTEILYALGLAEQVVGVDQFSNYPPEAAKKEQVGSFADINLEKVISLSPDLVLATSLHLKTVVPTLEQRNINVIVFDPKDLAGVVANIKLVGKAAGVPDKGDTEAKNFQNRLDNVASKVKNASKKVTVFFDLGDLYTVAAGSFLNDMIEKAGGVNIAPAGTNPYPQLTNEVIIAADPQVIILSSGDGGFVKDDAAAISTVTARAGWDKLTAVKNKNIRTVIADLTNRPGPRAAEGVEQIALALYPDLFK is encoded by the coding sequence TTGAAAAAATCCTATTTGACTCGTTGGTTTGGCACTGCTCTACTAATTCTGACGGTGCTGCTCGTTGCTTGTGGTGATAATACCGCAACTTCTGTACCGGCTACTACTACAACCAAAGTTGCAACCACCTCGGCAGCTACTACTGCAAGTGCTCTAACCACTACCGCTGCTGCCACTACCGCTGCAACCTTTCCGCTAGAGTTGAAAGACGATGCCGGACGCACTGTTAAGCTGGCTAAAGCTGCCACGAAAATAGTTTCGCTTGCACCCAGCAGCACTGAAATACTTTATGCTCTAGGCTTAGCAGAGCAGGTGGTTGGGGTTGACCAGTTTTCCAACTATCCACCGGAAGCTGCCAAAAAAGAGCAGGTCGGTAGCTTTGCCGATATTAATCTTGAGAAAGTTATTAGCCTCAGCCCAGATTTGGTTTTGGCTACCAGCCTGCACCTCAAAACAGTAGTGCCGACTCTTGAACAAAGAAACATAAACGTGATAGTGTTTGATCCAAAGGATTTGGCGGGAGTAGTAGCTAACATTAAACTGGTGGGTAAAGCCGCCGGTGTGCCGGATAAGGGTGATACTGAGGCGAAGAATTTCCAGAATCGCCTTGATAATGTAGCTTCCAAAGTCAAAAATGCCAGCAAAAAGGTAACCGTTTTCTTTGATCTTGGCGACCTTTATACGGTTGCCGCCGGTTCCTTCCTGAACGATATGATTGAAAAAGCCGGTGGGGTAAATATTGCGCCTGCCGGAACTAACCCCTATCCCCAATTGACAAACGAAGTGATAATTGCCGCCGATCCGCAGGTTATTATTCTCAGTTCTGGGGATGGCGGATTTGTGAAGGATGATGCTGCTGCCATTAGCACCGTTACCGCCCGCGCCGGTTGGGATAAACTTACGGCAGTAAAAAACAAAAATATTCGAACTGTAATTGCCGATCTCACCAATCGCCCCGGACCTCGCGCTGCTGAAGGGGTGGAGCAAATTGCGCTTGCTCTCTATCCAGACCTTTTCAAATAA
- a CDS encoding class I SAM-dependent methyltransferase — MSNFNINHYTELNREDWNRETARYQEKHKDNLVGANGLWGPIFGVPRESELQILGDVAGKKVLELGCGGGQWSARLAKQGAHVIGQDISDSQVEFARHAFSKLELSVEAKLEFVQGNAEDLSEWQNEFFDIVFSNFGAVGFVDIVRSFKEVARVLKKGGLFAFSWLNPFFDCFADDGENQLEIVRSYFDRSPMTAESGWKDGVSTLYVQFHHTYGDWQRAITAAGLLLTDIIELEPQRERWRESTWTNVPWYKVSMIPSTTIWRARKPKVPLSAIF; from the coding sequence ATGAGCAACTTTAATATAAATCATTATACTGAACTCAATCGGGAAGATTGGAATCGCGAGACGGCGCGTTATCAAGAGAAACACAAGGATAATTTGGTAGGTGCAAACGGTCTGTGGGGACCTATATTTGGCGTACCGAGAGAAAGCGAACTTCAGATATTGGGAGATGTAGCCGGTAAAAAGGTGCTTGAACTGGGGTGTGGTGGCGGGCAATGGTCGGCGAGATTGGCGAAACAGGGCGCACATGTTATCGGGCAAGATATCAGCGACAGTCAGGTAGAATTTGCACGACACGCCTTCAGTAAGCTTGAATTATCTGTAGAGGCAAAGCTTGAATTTGTACAGGGTAATGCAGAAGATTTGAGTGAATGGCAGAATGAATTCTTTGATATTGTCTTCAGCAATTTCGGGGCAGTTGGGTTTGTAGATATAGTGCGTAGTTTCAAAGAGGTGGCGCGTGTGCTCAAAAAAGGTGGGCTTTTTGCTTTTAGCTGGCTCAATCCCTTTTTTGATTGCTTTGCTGATGATGGTGAAAATCAGCTTGAGATAGTGCGCAGCTATTTTGATCGTAGCCCCATGACCGCCGAAAGTGGTTGGAAAGATGGGGTTAGTACGCTTTACGTGCAATTTCACCATACCTATGGCGATTGGCAACGCGCTATCACTGCTGCGGGTTTGCTTTTAACCGACATTATTGAGCTTGAGCCACAGCGTGAACGTTGGAGAGAGAGTACATGGACTAACGTACCTTGGTATAAGGTTTCGATGATACCATCTACCACAATCTGGCGTGCTAGAAAACCAAAAGTGCCCTTGAGCGCAATCTTTTAA
- a CDS encoding GNAT family N-acetyltransferase: MKILPVTLEGSYVRLEPLTHTHAVDLFEAAQSDEVWRYLPAPRPTRLEEINNLIESAFALKVGGTQMPFAIIDRASNRAIGSTRYLDIQPTNRNLEIGWTWLGRDYWRSPRNTECKYLLLQHAFETQQAIRVCLKTDKRNLISQAAIERIGGVKEGIMRNHMILHDGYIRDSVYYSILDSEWGAVKATLETFLKR, translated from the coding sequence TTGAAGATTTTACCCGTTACTCTTGAAGGAAGCTATGTAAGGCTAGAACCGTTGACGCATACTCATGCGGTGGATTTGTTCGAGGCAGCACAGAGCGATGAGGTTTGGCGTTATTTACCAGCCCCACGCCCAACCCGTTTAGAGGAAATAAACAACTTAATCGAGAGCGCCTTTGCTCTAAAAGTTGGGGGTACCCAAATGCCCTTCGCTATCATTGATCGTGCTTCTAACCGGGCAATCGGCAGCACTCGCTATCTGGATATTCAACCAACTAACCGCAATCTGGAAATAGGCTGGACATGGTTAGGGCGTGATTACTGGCGCAGTCCCCGCAATACTGAGTGCAAGTATTTATTATTGCAACATGCTTTTGAGACTCAGCAAGCCATCCGCGTTTGCCTCAAAACCGACAAACGCAACCTGATTTCGCAAGCTGCGATTGAGCGGATTGGCGGCGTAAAAGAGGGTATTATGAGAAACCACATGATACTACACGACGGTTATATCCGAGATTCGGTGTATTACAGCATTCTAGATAGTGAATGGGGGGCAGTCAAAGCCACCCTCGAAACATTCCTTAAGCGTTAA
- a CDS encoding DUF971 domain-containing protein — protein MTSNYDYLEPVEIELKRADSYMLVQWNDGHAGRNNFLTLRWNCPCAGCAGEMGSKGRLDIVQELKADESVLESLEPIGLYALRPSWKDGHDTGLYTYDWLRALCECDKCMAENPGKFQNHRLVRR, from the coding sequence ATGACTTCAAACTATGATTATTTAGAACCGGTTGAAATTGAACTTAAACGTGCCGATAGTTATATGTTGGTGCAGTGGAATGACGGGCACGCCGGACGTAATAACTTTTTGACTTTGCGCTGGAATTGCCCATGCGCCGGGTGTGCCGGAGAGATGGGATCTAAGGGTCGGCTCGATATTGTGCAAGAACTAAAAGCTGATGAATCAGTGTTGGAGAGCCTCGAACCAATTGGACTGTATGCGCTGCGCCCTAGTTGGAAAGATGGTCACGATACCGGGTTATATACTTATGATTGGTTGCGCGCTCTATGCGAATGTGACAAATGCATGGCGGAAAATCCCGGCAAGTTCCAGAATCACCGCCTTGTGCGCCGATAA
- a CDS encoding glucosaminidase domain-containing protein produces MSVTILGSSTVSREAYKAFLSQRNPAAPLEVIDSYYDLESKWGIRADVLAAQMCHETGYLTSWWSKPPRRNMAGIGVTGEVANTNPNTSEWAFKQEDGKWYKGLSFADWTAAVNCHYAHMVAYTTSDERNNASQYDPRFKAARSYFAAKGWKLPIVQVLTDLNGKWAVPGTGYGENIEKIMNLAATFTPPIEKPPTPVIGTAVYTPVEMPVLTDRTDNTSPQAYLADRNPFRPQLLVILDTVGDSSNPDRNDLNLDAAGYQARENISITALQSANGYSVNYYVGAEELGAPVFLICPETGVTSTIHGSDSAPSRWVDPFNTEWKGQYNGSDLLNYIVISIARWGAPDEQPGVQQTRAILGLSLDIARRYSLTPQRVVALQEISPSQLGGTFLVETVRTFLGQQLGSK; encoded by the coding sequence ATGTCCGTGACCATACTGGGTAGCTCAACTGTCTCCCGTGAAGCTTATAAAGCCTTTTTATCACAACGAAATCCTGCTGCCCCGTTGGAAGTAATAGATTCGTATTACGACCTTGAATCAAAATGGGGCATAAGAGCAGATGTACTGGCAGCACAGATGTGCCATGAAACCGGGTATCTTACCAGTTGGTGGAGCAAGCCCCCTCGCCGCAATATGGCGGGTATCGGTGTAACCGGTGAAGTGGCTAATACTAACCCCAATACTAGTGAATGGGCTTTTAAGCAGGAAGATGGCAAATGGTACAAGGGCTTATCCTTTGCGGATTGGACAGCGGCAGTGAATTGTCATTATGCGCATATGGTGGCATATACTACCAGCGATGAGCGTAATAATGCCAGCCAATATGACCCCCGCTTTAAAGCTGCGCGTAGCTATTTTGCCGCAAAGGGTTGGAAGTTACCGATTGTGCAAGTTCTGACAGACCTTAACGGGAAATGGGCGGTGCCGGGAACGGGCTATGGCGAAAATATTGAAAAAATAATGAACCTCGCTGCCACCTTCACGCCACCGATAGAAAAGCCGCCAACCCCGGTAATTGGAACTGCGGTTTATACTCCGGTTGAAATGCCGGTGCTTACCGATCGAACGGATAACACCTCACCGCAGGCTTATCTGGCTGATCGTAACCCCTTTCGACCGCAGTTGTTGGTTATTCTCGATACGGTCGGTGACAGCAGTAACCCGGATCGAAATGATTTAAATCTTGATGCAGCGGGGTATCAGGCGCGGGAAAATATTTCGATAACCGCATTGCAAAGCGCCAACGGTTACTCGGTTAATTATTATGTTGGAGCAGAAGAGTTAGGAGCACCTGTATTTCTAATTTGCCCTGAAACCGGAGTAACTTCTACAATACATGGTAGCGATTCTGCTCCTTCAAGGTGGGTTGATCCTTTCAATACCGAGTGGAAAGGTCAGTATAACGGTTCCGACCTGTTGAATTATATTGTGATTAGCATTGCTCGCTGGGGTGCGCCAGATGAGCAACCCGGGGTGCAGCAAACTCGCGCTATTTTGGGCTTATCCTTGGATATTGCTCGGCGTTATAGTCTTACCCCGCAAAGGGTAGTAGCCTTGCAGGAAATCAGCCCATCACAACTGGGTGGTACGTTCTTGGTGGAGACGGTACGTACTTTTCTGGGGCAGCAACTTGGCTCCAAGTAA
- the recO gene encoding DNA repair protein RecO, producing MQELPHQENERLYRTEAVIIRRANMGEADRLLTVFTPARGKLRVVAKGVRRTNSRLGGHVGLFTQSRLLIAAGRNLDLVTQSEIINPYPQLLSDINRINHATYVVDLLNHLTEEEDPNLEIYRLLVDTLSAINNDQDPDTTIRAYELHLLAHLGYRPQLTSCVRCNNSLQPVRNYFSPEMGGALCPTCGGQEKRSLVLSAEALKILRYLQRSEFTSVQRIRLKTELRREMAIVMQGYTRYLLERDLKSAEMIHTLY from the coding sequence ATGCAGGAATTGCCACATCAAGAAAATGAAAGATTATATCGCACTGAAGCGGTCATAATACGGCGTGCCAACATGGGTGAGGCAGACCGTTTATTAACGGTATTTACCCCCGCGCGAGGCAAGTTACGAGTGGTGGCAAAAGGCGTGCGCCGTACTAACAGTAGGTTAGGGGGGCATGTTGGTCTATTCACTCAATCACGTTTGTTAATCGCTGCCGGGCGCAATCTTGACCTTGTAACCCAAAGTGAAATCATAAATCCTTACCCACAACTTCTCTCCGACATTAACCGGATAAACCATGCTACTTATGTGGTTGATCTGCTCAACCACTTGACCGAGGAAGAAGACCCGAACCTAGAAATTTATCGGTTGTTGGTAGATACTCTTTCCGCCATCAATAACGATCAAGACCCTGATACTACCATTCGCGCCTATGAGTTGCACCTATTAGCCCACCTAGGTTACCGCCCACAACTAACCTCCTGTGTGCGCTGTAATAACAGCCTTCAGCCGGTGCGCAATTATTTTAGCCCTGAAATGGGGGGTGCGTTGTGTCCAACTTGCGGCGGACAGGAAAAACGTAGCCTTGTTTTGAGCGCAGAAGCGTTGAAAATTTTGCGCTATTTGCAACGCAGTGAGTTTACATCAGTGCAACGTATCAGGCTAAAAACGGAGTTACGGCGGGAAATGGCTATCGTAATGCAAGGTTACACCCGCTATTTGCTGGAACGAGATTTAAAATCGGCAGAAATGATCCATACTCTTTATTAA
- a CDS encoding PH domain-containing protein: MAYIDDKLGRGEKIIHQGHQHIIVVALKSLKWVGLFVVGFVAALWVGFAWKPKAGDWTSTAQTVVILALALGCLIAFVKLFIDYLVWQAEEYLVTNERVIKVWGIINKNLSDSSLDKVNDVEMYQSMFGRLWGYGTIKILTGNETGANEYDYISNPNEFKKAMLDSKNGFFGDASDLARQERAMHEQPQPAPIPQQQRYYDERGAGVPRQQAQPPNYGYQNQPQPAPKTAPTNPSQADIPALIAQLALLRDQGVLSEAEFQEKKNDLLRRM, encoded by the coding sequence ATGGCGTACATTGACGATAAACTGGGACGTGGTGAGAAAATAATTCATCAAGGTCATCAGCACATTATCGTAGTAGCCCTCAAATCCCTTAAATGGGTAGGTTTATTTGTAGTAGGTTTTGTAGCAGCTTTATGGGTAGGTTTCGCGTGGAAGCCAAAAGCCGGAGACTGGACAAGTACCGCTCAAACAGTAGTGATACTGGCGTTGGCGTTGGGCTGTTTGATTGCTTTTGTAAAGTTGTTTATCGACTATCTGGTATGGCAAGCGGAAGAATATCTGGTTACCAATGAACGAGTCATCAAAGTCTGGGGGATAATCAACAAAAACCTCAGTGATAGCAGCCTTGATAAAGTAAATGATGTGGAAATGTACCAGTCAATGTTTGGCAGGTTATGGGGTTATGGCACTATCAAAATCCTGACCGGCAATGAAACAGGCGCAAATGAGTACGACTACATCAGCAATCCAAACGAATTCAAAAAAGCAATGCTGGATTCTAAGAACGGCTTTTTTGGAGATGCTTCGGATTTAGCGCGCCAAGAAAGAGCTATGCATGAACAGCCCCAACCCGCGCCCATTCCACAGCAACAACGTTATTATGATGAGCGTGGCGCAGGCGTTCCGCGCCAACAAGCGCAACCGCCAAACTACGGCTACCAAAATCAGCCCCAACCCGCGCCTAAAACTGCCCCTACCAATCCGTCTCAAGCGGATATACCTGCATTAATTGCGCAACTCGCCCTCTTGCGAGATCAAGGGGTTCTTAGTGAAGCCGAATTTCAAGAGAAAAAGAATGATTTATTAAGAAGAATGTAG
- a CDS encoding purine-nucleoside phosphorylase, whose protein sequence is MDKIYEKAEAATDFLRKVLEDRLSKVAIVLGSGLGALADELTDQVAIPYRQIPFFSQSTVEGHAGQLVAGKLEGIPIIAMQGRLHTYEGYDMATVTFPVRVLKALGVDILILTNAAGGLNPSYQAGDLMGLNDHIFLPGMVGNNPLRGFNDERLGTRFPAINRVYPPEFLDIAVEEAEKLEINFHRGVYIMLTGPNFETPAELRFLRGIGADAVGMSTVPEVIVAAHSGMRVLGISTITNMATGAPGVEPNHLEVLEVGKQAGPRLAKLIKNIIPRLLESSNQG, encoded by the coding sequence ATGGATAAAATATACGAAAAGGCGGAAGCCGCTACAGATTTTCTACGCAAGGTGCTTGAAGACAGGCTATCAAAAGTTGCTATTGTGCTGGGTAGCGGTCTCGGCGCTTTAGCCGATGAGTTGACCGATCAGGTAGCGATTCCCTACCGACAAATACCTTTCTTTTCCCAATCAACCGTAGAGGGGCATGCCGGGCAACTGGTAGCAGGTAAACTAGAGGGTATCCCTATAATCGCCATGCAAGGACGTTTGCATACCTATGAAGGTTACGACATGGCGACTGTAACCTTCCCGGTGCGCGTGTTGAAAGCGTTGGGAGTTGATATTCTCATCTTAACCAATGCTGCCGGTGGGTTGAATCCCTCGTATCAAGCCGGAGACCTGATGGGCTTAAACGATCATATCTTTCTACCCGGTATGGTTGGCAATAACCCCTTGCGCGGCTTTAACGATGAGAGATTAGGGACACGTTTCCCGGCAATCAATCGCGTTTACCCTCCCGAATTTCTTGATATAGCGGTGGAAGAAGCCGAAAAACTGGAGATAAATTTCCATAGGGGCGTTTACATTATGCTGACCGGACCAAACTTTGAAACGCCCGCAGAATTGCGCTTCCTGCGTGGAATCGGTGCCGATGCAGTGGGAATGTCCACCGTCCCAGAAGTTATTGTAGCTGCCCATAGTGGAATGAGAGTTTTGGGAATAAGCACCATCACCAATATGGCAACCGGTGCGCCGGGAGTTGAACCCAATCATCTTGAAGTGCTAGAGGTAGGCAAGCAGGCAGGGCCACGACTTGCCAAACTAATCAAAAATATCATTCCTCGACTTCTGGAGAGTTCAAATCAAGGATAG